In Candidatus Bathyarchaeota archaeon, one genomic interval encodes:
- a CDS encoding glycosyltransferase: MKCCVISPYPPEECGIALYTSKLVAELIKHINIAILANNKNGLSNMSTESGVKIVRCWRRNNPLYPFQIMKGVLHEKPDVIHVQHEYLAYGVRKYAVLFPALLCLLRLAGKPIIVTMHSVLPKKELTRRFFALHGVGYRLAFVKRAFAILVTKLIGWLSHATIVHNCFMKATLISDYYFKKEKINVIHHGVDVPNPQIEEDKAKISLGLAGKKVVLFFGFIIPGKGLECLIKTFSMFLEEAPNATLMIAGEYHPRLSKENPSYMGTIERLINEKKLEKKVVFKNSFVPNEELHAYIAAADVIVLPYVDESIAGVSGALATCALFNKPVIATDIPRFAGEIKNGVNGILVKPKDEEQLRNAMTALMRDEDLRKKLGKNLRTSFLKRTWDKIALTTLQIYGLDT; the protein is encoded by the coding sequence ATGAAGTGTTGTGTGATTTCTCCGTATCCTCCTGAGGAGTGCGGAATTGCACTCTATACTTCTAAGCTAGTAGCCGAGCTGATCAAACACATTAACATCGCTATCCTAGCAAATAATAAAAATGGGCTAAGTAACATGTCTACTGAAAGCGGTGTAAAAATTGTAAGATGCTGGCGCAGAAACAACCCGCTCTACCCTTTCCAGATAATGAAAGGCGTCTTGCACGAAAAACCTGACGTGATCCATGTTCAGCACGAATACCTAGCCTACGGCGTTCGTAAATACGCCGTGTTATTCCCAGCATTGCTATGTCTTCTACGATTAGCCGGAAAACCCATAATCGTGACTATGCATAGCGTATTACCAAAGAAAGAACTCACACGACGCTTTTTCGCGCTACACGGTGTGGGGTATAGGCTCGCCTTCGTCAAGAGAGCCTTTGCAATTTTAGTCACAAAATTGATTGGATGGCTTTCACATGCAACAATAGTCCACAACTGTTTCATGAAGGCCACTCTAATATCAGACTATTATTTTAAAAAGGAAAAGATTAACGTAATTCATCACGGTGTTGACGTACCTAATCCTCAGATTGAGGAAGACAAGGCCAAAATATCGCTAGGGTTAGCTGGTAAAAAAGTTGTATTATTCTTTGGCTTTATCATACCCGGGAAAGGTTTGGAATGTTTGATTAAAACTTTCTCGATGTTTTTAGAAGAAGCCCCTAACGCAACGCTGATGATCGCCGGAGAATACCATCCACGCCTCTCTAAAGAGAACCCCTCATACATGGGTACAATTGAAAGACTAATAAATGAGAAGAAGTTAGAGAAAAAAGTAGTTTTCAAGAACAGTTTTGTCCCTAACGAAGAACTCCATGCGTATATAGCGGCAGCAGATGTGATAGTTCTACCATACGTTGATGAAAGCATAGCTGGAGTGAGCGGCGCGCTGGCTACTTGTGCGCTTTTCAATAAGCCTGTTATTGCAACAGACATCCCGAGATTTGCTGGCGAAATAAAGAACGGAGTGAACGGCATCCTAGTTAAACCTAAGGACGAAGAGCAGCTTAGAAACGCGATGACGGCGCTAATGAGGGATGAAGATTTAAGAAAGAAACTCGGTAAAAATCTGCGCACATCGTTTCTAAAAAGGACATGGGATAAGATTGCATTGACGACTCTACAAATTTATGGACTCGACACTTAG